A window from Caulobacter sp. X encodes these proteins:
- the ccmB gene encoding heme exporter protein CcmB — MRAFGVLLRRELSLAWGRGGGPLLALTFYACVVVLLPMASGRAPERLAAIAPGIAWLALALAALLSLERLFERDYEDGTLDLLALGPAPLEAVAVAKCLAQWLATGAPLALAAPVAALMLGADIKVMPLLVLCALVGGLAFAFLGGLGAALALGSKRGGLLVAVIVLPLFAPPVIFGAGALDGYSAGLPWTGGLMLMLAYCAGAVALSPLAMGAACRNALD, encoded by the coding sequence ATGAGAGCGTTCGGCGTCCTTCTCCGGCGCGAGCTGTCCCTGGCCTGGGGCCGGGGCGGCGGTCCTCTGCTGGCCCTGACCTTCTACGCCTGCGTCGTGGTGCTGCTGCCCATGGCGTCCGGCCGCGCGCCCGAGCGGCTGGCGGCGATCGCGCCGGGCATCGCCTGGCTGGCCCTGGCCCTGGCGGCCCTTCTCTCGCTCGAAAGGCTGTTCGAGCGCGACTACGAGGACGGGACCCTGGACCTGCTGGCGCTGGGCCCCGCGCCGCTGGAGGCCGTGGCGGTCGCCAAGTGCCTGGCTCAATGGCTGGCGACCGGCGCGCCTCTGGCCTTGGCGGCGCCCGTGGCGGCGCTGATGCTGGGCGCCGACATCAAGGTCATGCCGCTGCTGGTGCTGTGCGCCCTGGTCGGGGGCCTGGCCTTCGCGTTCCTCGGCGGCCTGGGCGCGGCCCTGGCGCTCGGGAGCAAGCGCGGCGGGCTGCTGGTCGCCGTGATCGTGCTGCCGCTGTTCGCCCCGCCGGTGATCTTCGGCGCCGGCGCGCTGGACGGCTATTCGGCCGGCCTGCCCTGGACCGGCGGCCTCATGCTGATGCTGGCCTATTGCG
- the ccmA gene encoding heme ABC exporter ATP-binding protein CcmA, translating into MLRVVLIKDLAITRGERRLFSNLDLTLSAGEASVLVGRNGAGKTSLLRAVAGLLRPAEGTIAFEGVNGTMEADAARAEQLHLLGHQDGLKSSRTAWEELRFQTLWTGGTEASARAAAKRFDLMRLLDLEVRRLSAGQRRRLALARLAASPRTLWLLDEPMAPLDAGQRAAFGEVMAQHLAGGGMILASVHDPLPIPTRSVEIGQ; encoded by the coding sequence GTGTTGAGAGTTGTTCTCATAAAGGATTTGGCGATTACACGCGGCGAGCGCCGCCTGTTCTCGAACCTGGACTTGACGCTGTCCGCCGGCGAAGCGTCTGTTCTGGTGGGACGAAATGGCGCGGGCAAGACCAGCCTGTTGCGCGCCGTCGCCGGGCTTCTGCGCCCGGCCGAGGGGACCATCGCCTTCGAAGGCGTCAACGGGACCATGGAGGCCGACGCCGCGCGGGCCGAGCAGTTGCACCTGCTCGGCCACCAGGACGGCCTGAAATCCAGCCGCACCGCCTGGGAGGAGCTGCGCTTCCAGACCCTGTGGACCGGCGGGACCGAGGCGAGCGCCAGAGCGGCGGCCAAGCGCTTCGACCTGATGCGCCTGCTCGACCTCGAGGTCCGGCGCCTGTCGGCTGGCCAGCGTCGGCGCCTGGCCCTGGCGCGCCTGGCGGCCAGCCCGCGCACGCTGTGGCTGCTGGACGAGCCCATGGCCCCGCTCGACGCGGGACAGCGCGCGGCGTTCGGCGAGGTGATGGCCCAGCACCTGGCCGGCGGCGGCATGATCCTGGCCTCGGTCCACGATCCGCTGCCGATCCCCACGCGTTCCGTGGAGATCGGACAATGA
- the acnA gene encoding aconitate hydratase AcnA produces the protein MASVDSLKARRELNVGGKTYVYYSLRAAEEAGLAGTSSLPVSMKVLLENLLRNEDGVSVAEDDLKAVAAWLQNKGSVEHEISFRPARVLMQDFTGVPAVVDLAAMRDAMVALGADPAKINPLNPVDLVIDHSVMVDNFGDAKAYDANVKREYERNIERYRFLRWGSSAFNNFRVVPPGTGICHQVNLEYLAQTVWTNTVDGAEVAYPDTVVGTDSHTTMVNGLAVLGWGVGGIEAEAAMLGQPIPMLIPEVIGFKLTGALPEGATATDLVLTVTQMLRKKGVVGKFVEFYGDALANLTLEDQATIANMAPEYGATCGFFPISASTIAYLKGTGRTPERVALVEAYAKEQGLWWEPGVAEPTFTDTLELDLSSVQPSLAGPKRPQDRVLLADAAAKFAESLAGEFGKAENPELRAPVEGENFDVGHGDVVIAAITSCTNTSNPSVLIAAGLLAKNAVAKGLKVKPWVKTSLAPGSQVVTDYLAKAGLTKSLDALGFNLVGYGCTTCIGNSGPLPEAISKTINDNDLVACSVLSGNRNFEGRVNPDVRANYLASPPLVVAYALAGSLKIDLATQPIGQDKKGNDVYLKDIWPSNEDIAALQRKAINEKMFATRYGDVFKGDKNWQGIKVTGGQTYAWEADSTYVQNPPYFPNMSMTPAPVTDIVEARILAVFGDSITTDHISPAGSIKASSPAGKFLIDHGVQPVDFNGYGARRGNHQVMMRGTFANIRIRNRITPDIEGGVTKHFPTGEVMSIYDAAMKYQEEGRPAVVFGGKEYGTGSSRDWAAKGTKLLGVRAVICESFERIHRSNLVGMGVLPLQFVQDGWQKLELTGEEIVSIRGLTDLAPRKQLIVELYRPTDGRIARFPVRCRIDTPTELEYFKNGGVLNYVLRNLARAD, from the coding sequence ATGGCGTCTGTGGACAGCCTGAAAGCCCGTCGCGAGCTTAACGTCGGCGGCAAGACCTACGTCTATTACAGCCTTCGCGCCGCCGAGGAAGCCGGTCTTGCCGGAACTTCCTCGCTGCCGGTCTCGATGAAGGTGCTTCTCGAGAACCTGCTGCGCAACGAAGACGGCGTCTCGGTCGCCGAGGACGACCTGAAGGCCGTCGCCGCCTGGCTGCAGAACAAGGGCTCGGTCGAGCACGAGATCAGCTTCCGCCCCGCGCGCGTGCTGATGCAGGACTTCACCGGCGTTCCCGCCGTCGTCGACCTGGCCGCCATGCGCGACGCCATGGTCGCCCTGGGCGCCGACCCGGCCAAGATCAATCCGCTGAACCCCGTCGACCTGGTGATCGACCACTCGGTGATGGTCGACAACTTCGGCGACGCCAAGGCCTATGACGCCAACGTCAAGCGCGAGTACGAGCGCAACATCGAGCGCTACCGCTTCCTGCGCTGGGGCTCGTCGGCCTTCAACAACTTCCGCGTCGTGCCGCCCGGCACCGGCATCTGCCACCAGGTGAACCTGGAATACCTGGCGCAAACCGTCTGGACGAACACCGTCGACGGCGCCGAAGTCGCCTATCCCGACACCGTCGTCGGCACCGACAGCCACACGACCATGGTCAACGGCCTGGCCGTTCTGGGCTGGGGCGTGGGCGGCATCGAGGCCGAGGCCGCGATGCTGGGCCAGCCGATCCCGATGTTGATCCCGGAAGTCATCGGCTTCAAGCTGACCGGCGCCCTGCCGGAAGGCGCGACGGCCACCGACCTGGTGCTGACCGTCACCCAGATGCTGCGCAAGAAGGGCGTGGTCGGCAAGTTCGTCGAATTCTACGGCGACGCCTTGGCCAACCTGACCCTGGAAGACCAGGCGACGATCGCCAACATGGCGCCGGAATACGGCGCCACCTGCGGCTTCTTCCCGATCTCGGCCTCGACCATCGCCTATCTGAAGGGCACCGGCCGCACGCCGGAACGCGTCGCTCTGGTCGAAGCCTACGCCAAGGAGCAGGGCCTGTGGTGGGAGCCCGGCGTGGCCGAGCCGACCTTCACCGACACGCTGGAACTCGACCTGTCGTCGGTCCAGCCCTCGCTGGCCGGCCCGAAGCGCCCGCAGGACCGCGTCCTGCTGGCCGACGCCGCCGCCAAGTTCGCCGAGTCGCTGGCCGGTGAGTTCGGCAAGGCCGAGAACCCCGAGCTGCGCGCCCCGGTCGAGGGTGAGAACTTCGACGTCGGTCACGGCGACGTGGTCATCGCGGCCATCACCTCGTGCACCAACACCAGCAATCCCTCGGTGCTGATCGCCGCCGGCCTGCTGGCCAAGAACGCGGTCGCCAAGGGCCTGAAGGTCAAGCCGTGGGTGAAGACCTCGCTGGCCCCCGGCTCGCAGGTGGTCACCGACTACCTGGCCAAGGCCGGCCTGACCAAGTCGCTGGACGCCCTGGGCTTCAACCTCGTCGGCTACGGCTGCACCACCTGCATCGGCAATTCGGGTCCGCTGCCGGAAGCCATCAGCAAGACGATCAACGACAACGACCTGGTCGCCTGCTCGGTGCTCTCGGGCAACCGCAACTTCGAAGGCCGCGTGAACCCGGACGTGCGCGCCAACTACCTGGCCTCGCCGCCGCTGGTGGTGGCCTACGCCCTGGCCGGCAGCCTGAAGATCGACCTGGCCACCCAGCCGATCGGCCAGGACAAGAAGGGCAACGACGTCTACCTGAAGGACATCTGGCCCTCGAACGAGGACATCGCCGCCCTGCAGCGCAAGGCGATCAACGAGAAGATGTTCGCCACCCGCTACGGCGACGTCTTCAAGGGCGACAAGAACTGGCAGGGCATCAAGGTGACCGGCGGCCAGACCTACGCCTGGGAAGCCGACTCGACCTACGTCCAGAACCCGCCGTACTTCCCGAACATGTCGATGACGCCGGCTCCGGTGACCGACATCGTGGAAGCCCGGATCCTGGCCGTGTTCGGCGACTCGATCACCACCGACCACATCAGCCCGGCCGGCTCGATCAAGGCCTCCAGCCCCGCCGGCAAGTTCCTGATCGACCACGGCGTCCAGCCGGTGGACTTCAACGGCTACGGCGCCCGCCGCGGCAACCACCAGGTGATGATGCGCGGCACGTTCGCCAACATCCGGATCCGTAACCGGATCACCCCGGACATCGAAGGCGGCGTGACCAAGCACTTCCCGACCGGCGAAGTGATGTCGATCTACGACGCGGCCATGAAGTACCAGGAAGAAGGCCGTCCGGCGGTCGTCTTCGGCGGCAAGGAATACGGCACCGGTTCGTCGCGTGACTGGGCCGCCAAGGGCACCAAGCTGCTCGGCGTCCGCGCGGTGATCTGCGAAAGCTTCGAGCGCATCCACCGCTCGAACCTGGTCGGCATGGGCGTCCTGCCGCTGCAGTTCGTCCAGGACGGCTGGCAGAAGCTGGAGCTGACCGGCGAGGAGATCGTCTCCATCCGTGGTCTGACGGATCTCGCGCCGCGCAAGCAGCTGATCGTCGAGCTGTATCGCCCGACCGATGGCCGCATCGCCCGCTTCCCGGTCCGCTGCCGCATCGACACCCCGACCGAGCTTGAATACTTCAAGAATGGCGGCGTGCTGAACTACGTGCTGCGCAACCTGGCGCGCGCGGACTAA
- a CDS encoding thioredoxin family protein → MRKAALSLFCLALSGVASSLAWAPAAWAGKPPVVVELFTAQGCSSCGKANQLAAELSQRDGVLALTYSVDYWDYLGWKDTFAKPDFAERQRAYAKKFALRDVPTPQMVVGGRVQASGTKAEAIEDLVKSAAKAPANPPDMEFVGKTRVAIGSGPAPRGGGEVWLVRYDPREQDIAVKRGDNKGQTLVHRNVVRELVRLGPWAGKPKLYRLPPAADADLVTVVLVQGAKGGRILGVLQASPAER, encoded by the coding sequence ATGCGTAAGGCCGCCCTCTCTCTGTTCTGCCTGGCCCTGTCCGGCGTCGCGTCGTCCCTGGCTTGGGCTCCGGCCGCGTGGGCGGGAAAGCCGCCCGTGGTGGTCGAGCTGTTCACCGCCCAGGGCTGCTCGTCCTGCGGCAAGGCCAACCAGCTGGCGGCCGAGCTGTCCCAGCGCGACGGCGTCCTGGCCCTGACCTATTCGGTGGACTACTGGGACTACCTGGGCTGGAAGGACACCTTCGCCAAGCCCGACTTCGCCGAGCGCCAGCGCGCCTACGCCAAGAAGTTCGCCCTGCGCGACGTGCCGACGCCCCAGATGGTGGTCGGCGGTCGCGTCCAGGCCTCGGGAACCAAGGCCGAGGCGATCGAGGATCTCGTGAAGTCGGCGGCCAAGGCGCCGGCCAATCCGCCGGACATGGAATTCGTCGGCAAGACCCGCGTCGCCATCGGCTCGGGCCCCGCCCCGCGCGGCGGCGGCGAGGTCTGGCTGGTGCGCTACGATCCGCGTGAACAGGACATCGCCGTCAAGCGCGGCGACAACAAGGGCCAGACCCTGGTCCATCGCAATGTCGTGCGCGAACTGGTTCGCCTCGGCCCCTGGGCGGGCAAGCCCAAGCTCTATCGCCTGCCGCCTGCCGCCGACGCCGATCTGGTGACCGTGGTGTTGGTGCAGGGCGCCAAGGGCGGCCGCATTCTGGGCGTGCTGCAGGCGTCCCCCGCCGAGCGCTGA
- a CDS encoding DUF2794 domain-containing protein, producing the protein MALDSQPTPVGGVVFFERRELDQLMRLYGRMVAAGEWRDYGIAGLSDRAVFSIFRHAAEAPLYRVEKHPALARKQGAWAVFGQGGQILKRGHELTQVLRVFEKGKFSVVD; encoded by the coding sequence ATGGCTCTGGATTCCCAGCCCACGCCGGTCGGCGGCGTCGTCTTTTTCGAGCGGCGAGAGCTCGACCAGCTGATGCGCCTCTATGGCCGCATGGTCGCCGCCGGCGAGTGGCGCGACTACGGCATCGCGGGTCTCTCGGACCGCGCCGTCTTCTCGATCTTCCGTCACGCGGCCGAGGCGCCGCTCTATCGGGTCGAGAAGCATCCGGCCCTGGCGCGCAAGCAGGGCGCCTGGGCGGTGTTCGGCCAGGGCGGCCAGATCCTCAAGCGCGGCCACGAACTGACTCAGGTGCTGCGGGTGTTCGAGAAGGGCAAGTTCTCGGTCGTCGACTGA
- a CDS encoding Bax inhibitor-1/YccA family protein, producing MNDFNRGYARSIPADRADMSVDAGLRSFMLGVYNKVALGLLLSAGLAFLTSAYQPVASLLYVLTPDGRLAGFTMLGTIVRFAPLVMMLVAMFAMRNPTARSSGILYWALVASMGAGLGVWLLAYTGASVAATFLITAIAFGGLSLFGYTTKKDLTGFGSFLIMGLIGLVLASLVQMFFPMPGLGFIISILGVFIFAGLIAYDTQNLKMTYYQLGGDQQSMAVATNYGALSLYLNFINLFQFLLSIMGNRR from the coding sequence ATGAACGACTTCAACCGCGGCTACGCGCGCTCGATCCCGGCGGATCGCGCCGACATGTCGGTTGACGCCGGCCTGCGTAGTTTCATGCTCGGCGTCTACAACAAGGTGGCGCTGGGCCTCCTGCTGTCGGCTGGCCTGGCCTTCCTGACCAGCGCCTATCAGCCGGTGGCCAGCCTGCTGTACGTGCTGACCCCCGACGGCCGCCTGGCCGGCTTCACGATGCTGGGCACCATCGTCCGCTTCGCGCCGCTGGTGATGATGCTGGTCGCCATGTTCGCCATGCGCAACCCGACCGCCCGGTCGTCCGGCATCCTGTACTGGGCGCTGGTCGCCTCGATGGGCGCCGGCCTCGGCGTCTGGCTGCTGGCCTATACCGGCGCCTCGGTCGCCGCGACCTTCCTGATCACGGCCATCGCTTTCGGCGGCCTCAGCCTGTTCGGCTACACGACCAAGAAGGACCTGACCGGCTTTGGCAGCTTCCTGATCATGGGCCTGATCGGCCTGGTGCTGGCCTCGCTGGTTCAGATGTTCTTCCCGATGCCGGGTCTGGGCTTCATCATCAGCATCCTGGGCGTCTTCATCTTCGCGGGCCTGATCGCCTACGACACCCAGAACCTGAAGATGACCTACTACCAGCTGGGCGGCGACCAGCAGTCGATGGCCGTGGCCACCAACTACGGCGCGCTGAGCCTCTATCTGAACTTCATCAACCTGTTCCAATTCCTGCTCAGCATCATGGGCAACCGCCGCTAA
- a CDS encoding aldo/keto reductase: protein MEYAKLGRTDVTVSRCCLGTMTWGSQNTEAEAHDQMDYALGRGVTFWDTAEMYASPPSPETQGRTEEYIGSWFQKTGKRHEVVLASKVAGQGAAFGGLSWMRKDGATTRQTKAQIDEAVEGSLRRLKTDYLDLYQLHWPDRRVRVFGGQTFKDYDQEYESFASILEALDAHVKKGSIRHVGVSNEFPWGVMRFLAESETKGLPRIASIQNAYHLANRTFEYGLAEIAMREQVGLLAYSPLAQGQLTGKYLDGATPAGSRKALYNRMQRYEGPGSQEAFHAYVALAQANGLDPAQLALKFCDARPFVTATIIGATSMAQLQTNIDAFDLDWTDDLEDAVNAIHARHPNPCP from the coding sequence ATGGAATACGCCAAGCTGGGTCGGACCGATGTGACGGTCTCGCGCTGCTGCCTGGGCACCATGACCTGGGGCTCGCAGAATACGGAGGCCGAGGCCCACGACCAGATGGACTACGCCCTGGGGCGGGGCGTGACCTTCTGGGACACGGCCGAGATGTACGCCAGCCCGCCCAGTCCGGAGACCCAGGGTCGCACCGAGGAATATATCGGCTCGTGGTTCCAGAAGACGGGCAAGCGCCACGAGGTGGTGCTGGCCTCGAAGGTCGCCGGCCAGGGCGCGGCGTTCGGCGGTCTCTCGTGGATGCGCAAGGACGGCGCGACCACCCGTCAGACCAAGGCCCAGATCGACGAGGCCGTCGAGGGCTCGCTGCGCCGTCTGAAGACCGACTATCTGGATCTCTACCAGCTGCACTGGCCCGACCGCCGGGTGCGGGTGTTCGGCGGCCAGACCTTCAAGGACTACGACCAGGAGTACGAGAGCTTCGCCAGCATCCTTGAGGCGCTGGACGCCCATGTGAAGAAGGGCTCGATCCGCCATGTCGGCGTCTCGAACGAGTTCCCCTGGGGCGTGATGCGCTTCCTGGCCGAGAGCGAAACGAAAGGCCTGCCCCGCATCGCCTCGATCCAGAACGCCTACCACCTCGCCAATCGCACCTTCGAATATGGCCTGGCCGAGATCGCCATGCGCGAGCAGGTGGGCCTGCTGGCCTATTCGCCCCTGGCTCAGGGCCAGCTGACCGGCAAGTACCTGGACGGCGCGACGCCGGCCGGTTCGCGCAAGGCGCTCTACAACCGCATGCAGCGCTACGAGGGGCCCGGCTCGCAGGAGGCCTTCCACGCCTATGTGGCGCTGGCCCAGGCTAATGGCCTGGATCCCGCCCAGCTGGCCCTGAAGTTCTGCGACGCGCGGCCGTTCGTGACCGCCACCATCATCGGCGCGACCTCGATGGCCCAGCTGCAGACCAATATCGACGCCTTCGACCTCGATTGGACCGACGACCTGGAAGACGCCGTCAACGCCATCCACGCCCGCCACCCCAATCCGTGCCCGTAA
- the thpR gene encoding RNA 2',3'-cyclic phosphodiesterase, with protein MIRLFTAIAVPPEIGEGLLSRQHGIEGARWRPLEAFHITLRFIGDVAENVADDLDEALMQIDAPAFDLTLVGAGHFGEGADIHAVWAGVEDSAPLRRLQKANESAARAAELKPETRVYTPHVTLAYLKRAAVPEVGAWIQAHNLLKSPSFRVDRFGLYSSWQTSAGSVYRLEREYPLAG; from the coding sequence ATGATCCGCCTGTTCACCGCCATCGCCGTCCCGCCGGAAATCGGCGAGGGCCTGCTCTCGCGCCAGCACGGGATCGAGGGCGCGCGCTGGCGGCCGCTGGAGGCGTTCCACATCACGCTGCGCTTCATCGGCGACGTCGCGGAGAACGTGGCCGACGATCTGGACGAGGCTTTGATGCAGATCGACGCCCCGGCCTTCGACCTCACCCTCGTCGGCGCCGGCCATTTCGGCGAGGGCGCCGACATCCACGCGGTGTGGGCCGGCGTCGAGGACAGCGCGCCGCTGCGCCGCCTGCAGAAGGCCAACGAAAGCGCCGCCCGCGCGGCCGAGCTCAAGCCCGAGACGCGGGTCTACACGCCGCACGTGACCCTGGCCTATCTGAAGCGCGCCGCCGTCCCCGAGGTCGGGGCCTGGATCCAGGCGCACAACCTCTTGAAGTCGCCAAGCTTCCGCGTCGACCGGTTCGGGCTCTATTCCAGCTGGCAGACCAGCGCGGGCTCGGTCTATCGGCTCGAGCGGGAATATCCGCTGGCGGGGTAG
- a CDS encoding D-glycerate dehydrogenase: MAARKLKVVVTRKLPDPVETRMCELFDTELNVTDTPMTADELVDAMSRADVLVPTITDRIDSRLLSRSGDRLKLIANFGAGVDNIDVATANARGIIVTNTPGVLTEDTADLTMTLIMAASRRIVEGAEVVKAGGFHGWSPTWMLGRRLWGKRLGIIGMGRIGQAVARRAKAFGMQVHYHNRKPVSPRIAEELGCTYWESLDQMLARMDFISVNCPHTPATYHLLSARRLKLLRPHAVIVNTARGEVIDEGALANMLAKGEIAGAGLDVYEHEPAINPKLLKLPNVVLLPHMGSATVEGRIDMGEKVIVNVKTFMDGHRPPDRVIPSML, encoded by the coding sequence ATGGCCGCCCGCAAGCTCAAAGTCGTCGTCACCCGCAAACTCCCCGATCCGGTGGAGACGCGGATGTGCGAACTGTTCGACACCGAACTCAACGTCACCGACACGCCGATGACGGCGGACGAGCTGGTCGACGCCATGAGCCGCGCGGACGTCCTGGTGCCAACCATCACCGATCGTATCGACTCGCGCCTTCTGTCGCGATCCGGCGATCGGCTCAAGCTGATCGCCAACTTTGGCGCGGGCGTCGACAATATCGACGTCGCCACGGCCAATGCGCGCGGCATCATCGTCACCAACACGCCGGGCGTCCTGACAGAGGACACCGCCGACCTGACCATGACCCTGATCATGGCCGCCTCGCGCCGGATCGTCGAAGGCGCCGAAGTGGTCAAGGCTGGCGGCTTCCACGGCTGGTCTCCGACCTGGATGCTGGGCCGCCGCCTTTGGGGCAAGCGCCTGGGCATCATCGGCATGGGCCGCATCGGCCAGGCCGTGGCCCGCCGCGCCAAGGCCTTCGGCATGCAGGTGCACTACCACAACCGCAAGCCCGTCAGCCCGCGCATCGCCGAGGAGCTGGGCTGCACCTATTGGGAAAGCCTGGACCAGATGCTGGCCCGGATGGACTTCATCTCGGTCAACTGCCCGCACACCCCGGCGACCTATCATCTGCTGTCGGCCCGCCGGCTGAAGCTGCTGCGGCCGCACGCGGTCATCGTCAACACCGCGCGCGGCGAGGTGATCGACGAGGGGGCTCTCGCCAACATGCTGGCCAAGGGCGAGATCGCGGGCGCGGGCCTCGACGTCTACGAACACGAGCCGGCCATCAATCCCAAGCTGCTGAAGCTGCCCAATGTCGTGCTGCTGCCGCACATGGGCTCGGCCACGGTCGAGGGCCGCATCGACATGGGCGAAAAGGTCATCGTCAACGTGAAGACCTTCATGGACGGCCACCGACCGCCGGACCGCGTCATCCCGTCGATGCTGTAG
- a CDS encoding SH3 domain-containing protein: MPSKTEQGLPRMRFTGLFLGFAIVAAGPAAAEGPRVTPSGLEVPRYVSLKYAEVNARKGPDEAHQLLWIYHAKGLPVQVIAETREWRRICDPEGGLAWVHKRTVDGRRSAMRVQPTNLPLLKSPKDGAKVTAYLKARGVAALDKCEKGWCRLRADGAVGWAREGDIWGADPAVQCRKD, encoded by the coding sequence ATGCCGTCGAAAACAGAACAAGGTTTGCCCAGGATGCGTTTCACGGGACTTTTCCTGGGATTCGCGATCGTGGCGGCCGGTCCGGCGGCGGCCGAGGGCCCCAGGGTCACCCCCTCGGGGCTGGAGGTGCCGCGCTACGTCTCGCTGAAATACGCCGAAGTGAATGCGCGCAAGGGTCCGGACGAGGCCCATCAGCTCTTGTGGATCTACCACGCCAAGGGCCTGCCGGTGCAGGTGATCGCCGAAACCCGCGAATGGCGGCGGATCTGTGATCCCGAAGGCGGCCTGGCCTGGGTGCACAAGCGCACGGTCGACGGCCGCCGCTCGGCCATGCGCGTCCAGCCGACCAACCTGCCGCTGCTGAAATCGCCCAAGGACGGGGCGAAAGTGACCGCCTATCTGAAGGCGCGCGGGGTGGCGGCGCTGGACAAGTGCGAGAAGGGCTGGTGCCGGCTGCGCGCCGACGGAGCGGTCGGCTGGGCGCGCGAGGGCGACATCTGGGGCGCCGACCCGGCTGTCCAGTGTCGCAAGGACTGA
- the fabA gene encoding 3-hydroxyacyl-[acyl-carrier-protein] dehydratase FabA produces the protein MQKNAYTYEELLACGRGELFGPGNAQLPAPPMLMFDRIVRIESEGGKYGKGYVEAEFDINPDLWFFGCHFIGDPVMPGCLGLDAMWQLVGFFLGWSGAPGRGRALGVGEVKFTGQVTPDVKKVVYKIDLKRVIMRKLVMGIGEGVLEADGKVIYETKDLKVGLFTPEQMA, from the coding sequence ATGCAGAAGAACGCCTACACCTACGAAGAACTTCTGGCCTGCGGCCGCGGCGAGCTTTTCGGCCCCGGCAACGCCCAGCTGCCGGCCCCGCCGATGCTGATGTTCGACCGGATCGTCCGCATCGAGTCGGAAGGCGGCAAGTACGGCAAGGGCTATGTCGAAGCCGAATTCGACATCAATCCGGACCTTTGGTTCTTCGGTTGCCACTTCATCGGCGACCCGGTCATGCCGGGGTGCCTGGGCCTGGACGCCATGTGGCAGCTGGTCGGCTTCTTCCTGGGCTGGTCGGGCGCGCCCGGCCGGGGCCGCGCCCTGGGCGTCGGCGAGGTCAAGTTCACCGGCCAGGTGACTCCGGACGTGAAGAAGGTCGTCTACAAGATCGACCTGAAGCGCGTCATCATGCGCAAGCTCGTCATGGGAATCGGCGAAGGCGTGCTGGAGGCCGACGGCAAGGTGATCTACGAAACCAAGGACCTGAAGGTCGGCCTGTTCACGCCTGAACAGATGGCTTGA
- the fabB gene encoding beta-ketoacyl-ACP synthase I, which translates to MRRVVVTGLGIVSSIGNNAHEVLASLREAKSGVIAAPEYAELGFRCQVHAAPHIDWESLVDRRAARFLAPGTAYAHIAMEQAIADSGLSEGEISHERTGLIVGSGGPSTRVIVEAAATTKEKGPKRIGPFAVPKAMSSGPSAVLSTWFKIRGINYSISSACATSAHCIGAAAEQIQMGKQDVVFAGGCEELDWTLSNLFDAMGAMSSNFNDRPAVASRAYDKNRDGFVIAGGAGIVVLEEYERAKARGAKIYGELVGYAANSDGYDMVAPSGEGAARCMKLAMADAGNRTIDYLNPHGTSTPVGDSKEMGAVREVFGDKAPMISSTKSLTGHSLGAAGAQEAIYSILMLDNGFAAESAHIEELDPEFADLPILRQRVDKPLETVMSNSFGFGGTNGTLIFSRVD; encoded by the coding sequence ATGCGTCGCGTCGTCGTCACCGGACTGGGGATCGTCTCGTCCATCGGCAACAACGCCCATGAGGTGCTGGCCTCCCTGCGCGAGGCTAAGTCGGGCGTGATCGCCGCGCCGGAATATGCCGAGCTGGGCTTCCGCTGCCAGGTCCACGCCGCGCCCCACATCGACTGGGAGTCGCTGGTCGATCGCCGCGCGGCGCGCTTCCTCGCGCCCGGCACGGCCTACGCCCACATCGCCATGGAGCAGGCGATCGCCGACTCGGGCCTTTCCGAGGGGGAGATCAGCCACGAGCGCACCGGCCTGATCGTCGGCTCGGGCGGTCCTTCGACCCGCGTCATCGTCGAGGCTGCGGCCACGACCAAGGAGAAGGGCCCCAAGCGCATCGGCCCGTTCGCCGTGCCCAAGGCCATGAGCTCGGGCCCGTCGGCTGTGCTGTCGACCTGGTTCAAGATCCGCGGGATCAACTATTCGATCAGCTCGGCCTGCGCGACCAGCGCCCACTGCATCGGCGCGGCCGCCGAGCAGATCCAGATGGGCAAGCAGGACGTCGTTTTCGCCGGCGGCTGCGAGGAGCTGGACTGGACCCTGTCGAACCTGTTCGACGCCATGGGCGCCATGAGCAGCAACTTCAACGACCGTCCGGCCGTGGCCAGCCGCGCCTACGACAAGAACCGCGACGGCTTCGTGATCGCCGGCGGCGCCGGGATCGTGGTGCTGGAAGAGTACGAACGCGCCAAGGCGCGCGGGGCCAAGATCTACGGGGAGCTGGTGGGCTACGCCGCCAATTCCGACGGCTACGACATGGTGGCCCCGTCGGGCGAGGGCGCGGCGCGCTGCATGAAGCTCGCCATGGCCGACGCCGGGAACCGGACCATCGACTACCTGAACCCGCACGGCACCTCGACGCCGGTCGGCGACAGCAAGGAGATGGGCGCGGTGCGCGAGGTGTTCGGCGACAAGGCCCCGATGATCTCGTCGACCAAGTCCCTGACCGGTCACAGCCTGGGCGCCGCCGGCGCGCAGGAGGCCATCTACTCGATCCTGATGCTCGACAACGGCTTCGCCGCCGAGAGCGCCCACATCGAGGAGTTGGACCCCGAGTTCGCCGACCTGCCGATCCTGCGCCAGCGCGTCGACAAGCCGCTGGAGACGGTGATGTCCAACAGCTTCGGCTTTGGCGGCACCAACGGCACGCTGATCTTCAGCCGCGTCGACTGA